The Alosa alosa isolate M-15738 ecotype Scorff River chromosome 8, AALO_Geno_1.1, whole genome shotgun sequence genome contains the following window.
AGAGTATAGTGAATGCAATTGCAACATCAATGGACAATAAAATAGAGAGATGTAACatgagaggggaaaaaataacaaatctctctctctttctcactctctctctgaaacaGTGTGTTGAGACAGCGAGATGTGATGATGGTCGGAGTAGATGCAAGGTTTGATCTTCCCACATAGATGAAGCCTGTGAGGGCATCAGTGACACAGGGTGTTTAATTTGATGTATTAAAAGATCAATTAAgtactccctcctctctctttctctttctctctctcactctctctcagacactcaGAAGGCTTTGTGAAATCAGTTCGTGTGGGCACTTGTGTGGTGGACATGGGCACCCAGGCGTTTTGTCGCCCCCTACTGGCCAACTCCCACTCCCCTCCTTTTCGCTGCTGGTCACAGGACCAGACTGCCAATCAAATGCCAGATGTCATCGCCCTTGGCAAGCTTATTGGCTGTAATCCTGATGGGGTCGTTTCCGACGGTGACCTCCTGTCAgagttcaatattccaaatgtcgTGGTGACATCTAATCCCGAGTTGAATGTCACTGATGATGACTTACTTCTCTCTGAGCCGCCAGTTATCATTGAGGACCAATCACATGGCACTACTCGAGCTCACACGTTCCACTGAGGACCAACCCTTTATTTGAAACGGATGATCCTTGAGCTTTCGAGCTAGAACCTTCTAGAACCTCACCAGGACCTTTCCTATGTTTGAAAATAGGGGATCCTTAACCGTCAACACTCCCTAGATCTTCAAGATACTCAAGAAATGTGTCCTGACAGACCTTTCACATCAGTACTGACCTAAACCAGATACTGGGCAACATGGAATATGCATTGGAATCTCTAAAACCTGGTCTCACATCAGGGCTGACCTATACCAGACACTGGACAATATGGAATATGCATTGGAATCTCTAAAACCTGGTCTCgcatagggatgtaacggtttattttaatttaacctcacggttatagtgaccaaaattatcatgGTTTACGGTATTATCacagtatttctaaaagtgtgttcaatatgttcagaaagcactaatAGGCCAACACAACctatagtttcaaaaagtgtcccgtttactttttttcttcatgtttaattggctatgtgcttatagcttaaaggagaattccggtgtgatattgacctaaagtgtattgaaacatgataccgagtgtgaacgtatgtctcatagcccatctcggcttgtcccctgcactccaaaatctggagctagttagctgatgctaccaacagctttttcaatagtggtgctgataacgtgagtggaatggatttaatgtggacgtgaACATAAAAGCTGTAAAaggtgtagcctacagtaatccgaatcgtagttaaaaccatcaattagacaacagaatcagtagggtaccagttttgttccattgtaccaggcctactatatgtcaaaagcaggctcggatgaagctgggaagaattaaacacacggtttccacaccgcggtacaatcaacagtgataatcatgatgtttgaaatgaaaacggatattatcgtcaacatttttattgtggtttaccattatactggtaatcgttacatccctagtctCACATCAGGGCTGACCTAAACCAGAGACTGGACAACAATGGAACATGCACTGGGACCTCCAAAACCTGGTCTGGGCTTACTGGCACCTGTTTCCAGTACTGAAATCAGAGGGATGTTGTCACTGGCAGCTATTTTACTGATAGATATAGATAAACAAGGAACATGACTTGAACCAGAACTTGCTTTGTCAGTGGAACCCATTCCAATTCCGGAAGATTCTGTGTTCCATTGAGCCACTGTGCTCGGAGCCAGCTGGTCAGGTTTTGACAGTGACGAGACTCACCATATgtttcaccaaaaaaaaaaatatatatattctccCTGTGCTTTCTTCATGTCTTCATCGACAGGCAAGACGTCTATCTTTGTGTACCTTGCTTGAGGCTTTGTGATGTTAAACGTGAAAAATAATGTGTGGAATAATTGCTATTTGTGTATTCAGCATTTAAAGTGttaaatatgaaatagaaatgGTTGGTGTCGAGGACAAAGAGTGTTGTTTTGTTAGGTTGCTGAAAATAAAGTATTCCATTTATGTTCCCGTGATCCTGCAATTACGcacgtctctgtgtgtctgtgtgtgtgtgtgtgtgtgtgtgtgtgtgtgtgtgtgtgtgtctcggcgCCATGCCAGGTCCTGGCAGGTAGGGGGAGCGCTTGGTTAGGaccaaaacataaacataaacaaagccgCATggcctggggggtattccaagtacatggTTTACCTGGGCAAGTTAACTCAGTAAGGGGCAAACCTGCTCATAGAGGaactgtatggcttcattctcctaacaaaacaatgccatagggctcttgttgtaggaggtttacaacttactcaggtttgtcactaaaccacatacttggaataccccctggTGCTTTCACGTGCAGACATGGACTGAGAGGGCTGTAGAGGGAAGCCAAGCtaagcccagtccagcacactGAAGGTCCAGCACCCCAACACTGCCTTTGTTCTGAGTAGGTTGTCCTTTTCATTCGTTTTCATttgccacagacacagacaacacacattaGCCAAAAGACCACAAATAGTGTGTGAgatcatttttttttagaataaaGCACCCTCACAGGTTTGAGTTGTATCTTGTGTCTGCTGACTGCATAATTtcaccacactgtgtgtgtgtgtgtgttttattatgcAGGTGAGTGAGTGGGCATTCTGAAAGTACAAATTTGTGCTTTGAATCTTAGTGAGTTCATTATATACTGTTGAATGTGTTATGTTTTATTAAAGGACAGGCCATTCAAGCATACAAATgcggcgcgcacacacacacacacacacacacacacacacacatacacagatagagagagagctgtcCTCTTTACAGATCTCAAATTATGGAATTACCATTTGAAAGTCAATAAGATGTAGACTGTTGTTTAATATTCGAGAGCGATGATCCATACAGCAGGTGATCTCTCCTTCtcactgtatttgtgtgtgtgtgtgtgtgtgtgtgacacagcgGGGAGACTGGAGAGAGTGGTTAAATATATTTCCAACATGGTTCTACAGCTAAAGCAAGGCACCATCACCAGCAGGGCAAGGGTCAAAGCCAGAACGCCCAAAACTAGATGAGAGTGAGGCTTGATGAAGCCCAAAACTAGATGAGAATGAGGCTTGATGAAGCCCAAAACTAGATGAGAATGAGGCTTGATGAAGCCCAAAACTAGATGAGAGTGAGGCTTGATGAAGCCGTATAGCAGTAGCAGCACTGGTGTCTCGTACCACAAACGGGATCAGTGCTCATGAGGACCCAGGGTCAAGACTGACCTGTGGTCATATTTCAAATCTTCAACCTCTGGTGTGGATGGCAAGTGTTCTCAACGTGTGCAAATATAAATGTGCTAACAGTTGTCCGGTTGAGTGGTGTCAATTGCAGATTTTGAAGTTGACATAAATCACCCTTGTGctgtgttagatagatagatagatactttattgatccccaggggaaattcaaggtctcagcagcatacagacaacacaaacacattctttaacagcagaaagagtaattaaagtatataatataaaaacacaactaagcaataaggacagtagaagataaagaatatgctaaatatactaaaatccaaattatactaacacttcaTCTAAATCATttataaaaacagtatccacatagtggtgattaatcaatcagaggcgcttgcaatgactgaggccgggactgagcctgtgattctctgtgcatagtaagtaaggtaaggtgctctgtgtgaatgagtgcaatggtgatagtggtcatggagatagtgcaaatgagtaagtccaacagtgcaacaatgcagaaataaaggaaagtaaagtatatatatctatatatttaactatttaaagaaaaggtataagtgtggccacagttcggctgtggcatggagggaggggttatgcatatgtgctaatgtgctaatatagcacgcaaacagtgaggcagaaagacagtggtaaaagtggctagtggacagacagtatccaaacatggagggggtgaagaggcagacagactatgcagagaagtctatctctcctcttcccttaagtgaagcactcaacagttcaatggcccatTGTTGCTGTATGTTGCCAAGTGTGGCTGTATGTGCTATTGTAGTGTGCTGCCATTTTTGTACAATCACGTTAAGAACTGAACTGTATGTTCCCCGCCACCCACACCTCTTGATTGCTCGATGAACACCTGTTCATATACATTCATGTGATTTAACACTCAGTGTACAACGCCCCCAGTGACTAAACCAAGAAAAGCCCAATTAAcccacaaataataatagtgATTACAAATGGCTCCTACACTTCCACTCATTTCCTGGTTCGCTGGCCTGTAAGTATGATTCAGATGTGAATGGCCCTGATCGTCATGGGAACGTAGAATTCCATCACATCCAACTCATCAGAAGCCTCCTGTGGGGATCCCCCACAACACcc
Protein-coding sequences here:
- the LOC125299665 gene encoding melanocortin-2 receptor accessory protein 2A-like, which encodes MSVLLNNTQNGVSFRGGDNYVWQYEYYDDEEPVSFEGLKAHRYSIVIGFWVGLAVFVIFMFFVLTLLTKTGAPHQEHSEGFVKSVRVGTCVVDMGTQAFCRPLLANSHSPPFRCWSQDQTANQMPDVIALGKLIGCNPDGVVSDGDLLSEFNIPNVVVTSNPELNVTDDDLLLSEPPVIIEDQSHGTTRAHTFH